From Streptomyces asiaticus, one genomic window encodes:
- a CDS encoding NADH-quinone oxidoreductase subunit D, with translation MTAPHATPSASARETTEGTVYTVTGGDWDEVVAAAAKADDERIIVNMGPQHPSTHGVLRLILEIDGETVTEARCGIGYLHTGIEKNLEFRNWTQGTTFVTRMDYLTPFYNETAYCLGVEKLLGIEDQVPDRASVIRVLLMELNRLSSHLVAIATGGMELGATTIMIYGFRDRELILDVFELITGLRMNHAYIRPGGLAQDLPPGAVDQIRALLKTMRKNLPEYDKLATGNPIFKARLQDVGYLDLAGCMALGVTGPILRATGLPHDLRKTDPYCGYDTYDFEVPTAESCDAYGRFLIRLEEMRQSLRIVEQCLERLEPGPVMVADKKIAWPAQLALGPDGLGNSLDHIKNIMGTSMEALIHHFKLVTEGFRVPPGQAYAAIESPKGELGAHVVSDGGTRPYRVHFRDPSFTNLQAVAAMCEGGQVADVIVAVASIDPVMGGVDR, from the coding sequence ATGACTGCCCCCCATGCAACGCCTTCCGCCTCCGCGCGCGAGACGACAGAAGGCACCGTCTACACCGTCACCGGCGGCGACTGGGACGAGGTCGTGGCCGCCGCGGCGAAGGCCGACGACGAGCGGATCATCGTCAACATGGGTCCGCAGCACCCCTCCACCCATGGAGTGCTCCGGCTGATCCTGGAAATCGACGGTGAGACGGTCACCGAGGCCCGCTGCGGAATCGGTTATCTGCACACCGGAATCGAGAAGAACCTCGAATTCCGGAACTGGACGCAGGGCACCACCTTCGTGACGCGCATGGACTATCTGACGCCCTTCTACAACGAGACGGCGTACTGCCTGGGCGTCGAGAAGCTGCTCGGCATCGAGGACCAGGTGCCGGACCGCGCCTCGGTGATCCGGGTGCTGCTGATGGAGCTCAACCGGCTCTCCTCGCATCTGGTGGCCATCGCCACCGGCGGTATGGAGCTCGGCGCGACCACGATCATGATCTACGGCTTCCGGGACCGCGAGCTGATCCTGGACGTCTTCGAGCTGATCACCGGTCTGCGGATGAACCACGCGTACATCCGGCCCGGCGGGCTCGCCCAGGACCTGCCGCCGGGGGCGGTCGACCAGATCCGGGCCCTTCTGAAGACGATGCGGAAGAACCTGCCCGAGTACGACAAGCTCGCCACCGGGAACCCGATTTTCAAGGCCCGGCTCCAGGACGTGGGCTACCTCGACCTCGCCGGCTGCATGGCGCTCGGTGTGACCGGCCCGATACTGCGGGCCACCGGGCTGCCGCACGATCTGCGCAAGACCGATCCGTACTGCGGCTATGACACCTATGACTTCGAGGTGCCGACCGCCGAGAGCTGCGACGCCTACGGCCGGTTCCTGATCCGGCTGGAGGAGATGCGCCAGTCGCTGCGGATCGTCGAGCAGTGCCTGGAGCGGCTGGAGCCGGGCCCGGTGATGGTCGCCGACAAGAAGATCGCCTGGCCCGCGCAGCTCGCGCTCGGCCCGGACGGCCTCGGCAACTCCCTGGACCACATCAAGAACATCATGGGCACCTCCATGGAGGCCCTGATCCACCACTTCAAGCTGGTGACCGAGGGATTCCGGGTCCCGCCCGGTCAGGCATACGCGGCGATCGAGTCGCCCAAGGGCGAACTGGGCGCCCATGTGGTCAGCGATGGCGGCACCCGCCCATATCGCGTCCACTTCCGCGACCCGTCCTTCACCAATCTTCAGGCCGTGGCGGCGATGTGCGAGGGCGGCCAGGTCGCCGATGTGATCGTCGCTGTCGCGTCCATCGACCCCGTGATGGGAGGAGTGGACCGGTGA
- the nuoE gene encoding NADH-quinone oxidoreductase subunit NuoE has translation MPDLPAPDYPAEVRTRLEEDAREVIARYPDSRSALLPLLHLVQSEEGHVTRTGMRFCAEMLGLTTAEVTAVATFYTMYRRKPSGDYQVGVCTNTLCAVMGGDAIFEELQSHLGVGNGETTEDGKVTLEHIECNAACDYAPVVMVNWEFFDNQTVESAKALVDELRAGRTVEPTRGAPLCTYKETARILAGFPDARPGAVEAGGSAGPASLVGLRLAKGEVAPGRVVSPRSAGAPQDEAPPTHPSSHDAPQRTSASDPHHPAGPVAEEGE, from the coding sequence ATGCCGGATCTGCCGGCCCCCGACTACCCGGCCGAGGTGCGCACCCGGCTCGAGGAGGACGCCCGGGAGGTGATCGCCCGCTACCCGGACAGCCGCAGCGCACTGCTGCCGCTGCTGCACCTGGTGCAGTCCGAGGAGGGCCATGTCACCCGCACCGGCATGCGGTTCTGCGCCGAGATGCTGGGCCTGACCACCGCCGAGGTCACCGCGGTCGCCACCTTCTACACGATGTACCGGCGCAAGCCCTCCGGCGACTATCAGGTGGGGGTGTGCACCAACACCCTGTGCGCGGTGATGGGCGGCGACGCGATCTTCGAGGAGCTCCAGAGCCATCTGGGGGTGGGCAACGGGGAGACCACCGAGGACGGCAAGGTCACCCTGGAGCACATCGAGTGCAACGCGGCCTGCGACTACGCACCCGTGGTGATGGTCAACTGGGAGTTCTTCGACAACCAGACCGTCGAATCCGCCAAGGCGCTGGTCGACGAGTTGCGGGCGGGCCGGACCGTCGAGCCGACCCGGGGCGCGCCGCTGTGCACCTACAAGGAGACCGCCCGGATCCTGGCCGGCTTCCCCGACGCCCGTCCGGGTGCCGTCGAGGCCGGAGGCTCCGCGGGGCCCGCCTCGCTGGTCGGGCTGCGGCTGGCCAAGGGCGAGGTCGCCCCCGGCCGGGTCGTCTCGCCGAGGTCCGCCGGCGCCCCGCAGGACGAGGCGCCGCCGACGCATCCCAGCTCGCATGACGCGCCGCAGCGGACCTCCGCCTCCGATCCGCACCACCCGGCCGGTCCGGTCGCCGAGGAGGGGGAGTGA
- the nuoF gene encoding NADH-quinone oxidoreductase subunit NuoF, with protein MTVTTEVNGHSPEKLLAPVLSAFWDQPNSWSLRTYLRHEGYEGMRKALAMDPDAVIALVKDAGLRGRGGAGFPTGMKWQFIPQGDGKPHYLVVNADESEPGTCKDIPLLYANPHSLIEGMIIACHAIRSEHAFIYLRGEVVPVLRRLHEAVREAYEEGYLGTAEQRRRKLGVDGLPGLDITVHAGAGAYICGEETALLDSLEGRRGQPRLRPPFPAVAGLYACPTVVNNVESIASVPAILNKGKEWFRSMGSEKSPGFTLYSLSGHVANPGQYEGPLGITLRQLLDMSGGMRPGHRLKFWTPGGSSTPLLTDEHLDVPLDYEGVGAAGSMLGTKALQCFDETTCVVRAVTRWTEFYAHESCGKCTPCREGTYWLVQLLRDLEAGKGRMEDLDKLADIADNINGKSFCALGDGAASPIFSSLKYFREEYEQHITGGGCPFDPAKSTVWADEPRSTHLGVNA; from the coding sequence ATGACCGTGACAACCGAGGTCAATGGGCACAGCCCCGAGAAGCTGCTGGCACCGGTGCTCTCCGCGTTCTGGGACCAGCCGAACTCCTGGTCCCTGCGCACTTATCTGCGGCACGAGGGCTACGAGGGCATGCGCAAGGCCCTCGCGATGGACCCCGACGCGGTGATCGCGCTGGTGAAGGACGCGGGTCTGCGCGGCCGCGGCGGCGCCGGCTTCCCCACCGGGATGAAGTGGCAGTTCATTCCGCAGGGCGACGGCAAGCCGCACTATCTCGTCGTCAACGCCGATGAGTCGGAACCGGGCACCTGCAAGGACATCCCCCTTCTCTACGCCAATCCGCACTCGCTCATCGAGGGCATGATCATCGCCTGTCATGCCATCCGCTCCGAACACGCCTTCATCTATCTGCGCGGCGAGGTCGTCCCCGTGCTGCGTCGGCTGCACGAGGCCGTGCGCGAGGCGTACGAGGAGGGCTACCTCGGCACCGCGGAACAGCGGCGGCGGAAGCTCGGGGTGGACGGACTGCCCGGTCTCGACATCACCGTGCACGCGGGCGCCGGCGCGTACATCTGTGGTGAGGAGACCGCGCTGCTGGACTCGTTGGAGGGCCGCCGCGGCCAGCCCCGGCTGCGGCCTCCCTTCCCCGCGGTCGCCGGTCTGTACGCGTGCCCCACTGTTGTCAACAACGTCGAATCCATCGCCTCGGTTCCCGCGATCCTCAACAAGGGCAAGGAATGGTTCCGTTCGATGGGCAGCGAGAAGTCCCCGGGCTTCACGCTCTACTCGCTGTCCGGCCATGTGGCCAACCCCGGACAGTACGAGGGCCCGCTCGGGATCACCCTGCGCCAGCTGCTCGACATGAGCGGCGGGATGCGCCCGGGCCACCGGCTGAAGTTCTGGACCCCGGGCGGCTCGTCCACCCCGCTGCTCACCGATGAGCACCTCGACGTCCCGCTGGACTACGAGGGCGTGGGCGCGGCCGGGTCGATGCTGGGCACCAAGGCGCTCCAGTGCTTCGACGAGACCACCTGCGTGGTGCGGGCCGTGACCCGCTGGACCGAGTTCTACGCGCATGAGTCCTGCGGCAAGTGCACACCCTGCCGCGAGGGCACCTACTGGCTGGTCCAGCTGTTGCGCGACCTCGAGGCCGGTAAGGGCCGCATGGAGGACCTCGACAAGCTGGCCGACATCGCCGACAACATCAACGGCAAGTCCTTCTGCGCCCTCGGCGACGGCGCGGCCAGCCCCATCTTCTCCTCGCTGAAGTACTTCCGCGAGGAGTACGAGCAGCACATCACCGGCGGAGGCTGTCCGTTCGACCCGGCCAAGTCCACCGTGTGGGCCGACGAGCCGCGCTCCACTCACCTGGGGGTGAACGCATGA
- a CDS encoding NADH-quinone oxidoreductase subunit G codes for MTVTTNAPSSGGEAAVPREDLVSVTIDGIEISVPKGTLVIRAAELLGIEIPRFCDHPLLDPAGACRQCIVEVEGQRKPMASCTITCTDGMVVKTQLTSPVAEKAQRGVMELLLINHPLDCPVCDKGGECPLQNQAMSAGQADSRFEGQKRTFAKPVPISAQVLLDRERCVLCARCTRFSNQIAGDPMIELLERGALQQVGTGEGDPFESYFSGNTIQICPVGALTSAAYRFRSRPFDLVSSPSVCEHCAGGCATRTDHRRGKVMRRLAADDPEVNEEWICDKGRFGFRYAQLPERLTTPLVRDRETGKLEPASWPEALAAAADGLSMARGRTGVLTGGRLTVEDAYAYAKFARLALDTNDIDFRARLHSDEEADFLATHIAGRGRDLDGGGLTYGALEKAPAVLLAGFEAEEESPGVFLRLRKAHRKHGQRTFSIATHATRGLEKAGGTLLPAAPGTETEWLDAIAGRTGLDADGERAAEALRQEGAVIIVGERLASVAGGLTAAVRAAAATGATLAWIPRRAGERGAIEAGALPGLLPGGRPAHDPRAREEVSSVWGTVDLPHQVGRDTGQIIEAAAVGGLGALLVAGVEVADLPDPARALEALDAVDFVVSLEQRPSEVTERADVVLPVAAVVEKSGTFLNWEGRARPFEAALKPDQMTSRHTLPDARVLHMLADALDAPLDLPDVEAVRAEMTRLGTWQGPRATASLETGGPLPRPAEGEAVLAGHRLLLDQGRLQDGDPALAGTRHAAVARLSAATAGEAGVEDGQVVRVTGPAGSVQLPLSVTAMPDRVVWLPLASVGGGVQRDLGARPGDVVTITAPATEVTQ; via the coding sequence ATGACCGTGACCACCAACGCACCCTCGTCGGGCGGGGAGGCGGCGGTGCCGCGAGAGGATCTGGTCTCCGTCACCATCGACGGAATCGAGATCTCCGTTCCCAAGGGGACGCTGGTCATCCGCGCCGCCGAACTGCTCGGCATCGAGATCCCGCGGTTCTGTGACCATCCGCTCCTCGACCCGGCCGGCGCCTGCCGCCAGTGCATCGTCGAGGTGGAGGGCCAGCGCAAGCCGATGGCCTCCTGCACCATCACCTGCACCGACGGGATGGTGGTCAAGACGCAGCTCACCTCGCCGGTGGCCGAGAAGGCCCAGCGCGGGGTGATGGAGCTGCTGCTGATCAACCACCCGCTGGACTGCCCGGTCTGCGACAAGGGCGGTGAATGCCCGCTCCAGAACCAGGCGATGAGCGCCGGACAGGCCGACAGCCGGTTCGAGGGCCAGAAGCGGACGTTCGCCAAGCCGGTGCCGATCTCGGCCCAGGTGCTGCTGGACCGCGAGCGCTGTGTGCTCTGCGCGCGCTGCACCCGCTTCTCCAACCAGATCGCGGGCGACCCGATGATCGAGCTGCTGGAGCGGGGCGCGCTCCAGCAGGTGGGCACCGGGGAGGGCGACCCGTTCGAGTCGTACTTCTCCGGGAACACCATCCAGATCTGCCCGGTGGGCGCCCTGACCTCGGCGGCGTACCGCTTCCGCTCCCGCCCCTTCGACCTGGTCTCCTCGCCGAGCGTGTGCGAGCACTGCGCGGGCGGCTGCGCCACCCGCACCGACCACCGGCGCGGCAAGGTCATGCGGCGGCTGGCGGCGGACGACCCCGAGGTCAACGAGGAGTGGATCTGCGACAAGGGGCGCTTCGGCTTCCGCTACGCCCAGCTGCCGGAGCGGCTCACCACCCCGCTGGTGCGCGACCGCGAGACGGGGAAGCTGGAGCCGGCGAGCTGGCCCGAGGCACTGGCCGCGGCGGCCGACGGGCTCAGCATGGCGCGCGGCCGCACCGGCGTGCTCACCGGCGGCCGGCTGACCGTCGAGGACGCCTACGCCTACGCGAAGTTCGCGCGGCTCGCCCTGGACACCAACGACATCGACTTCCGGGCCCGTCTCCACAGCGACGAGGAGGCCGACTTCCTGGCCACCCACATCGCGGGCCGGGGGCGTGACCTGGACGGCGGCGGACTCACCTACGGCGCGCTGGAGAAGGCCCCGGCCGTGCTGCTGGCCGGCTTCGAGGCCGAGGAGGAGTCGCCCGGCGTCTTCCTGCGGCTGCGCAAGGCGCACCGCAAGCACGGACAGCGCACCTTCTCGATCGCCACCCACGCCACCCGGGGTCTCGAGAAGGCGGGCGGCACCCTGCTGCCGGCCGCCCCGGGCACCGAGACCGAGTGGCTGGACGCCATCGCGGGCCGCACCGGTCTGGACGCGGACGGCGAGCGGGCCGCCGAGGCGCTGCGCCAGGAGGGCGCGGTGATCATCGTCGGCGAGCGGCTGGCGTCCGTGGCCGGCGGGCTCACCGCCGCCGTACGGGCCGCCGCCGCCACCGGCGCCACGCTCGCCTGGATTCCGCGCCGGGCGGGGGAGCGGGGCGCGATCGAGGCGGGGGCGCTGCCCGGGCTGCTGCCCGGCGGCCGCCCGGCGCACGATCCGCGGGCCCGTGAGGAGGTCTCCTCCGTCTGGGGCACCGTCGACCTGCCGCACCAGGTGGGCCGGGACACCGGCCAGATCATCGAGGCCGCCGCGGTCGGCGGGCTCGGCGCGCTGCTGGTCGCGGGCGTCGAGGTCGCCGATCTGCCCGATCCGGCGCGGGCCCTGGAGGCCCTGGACGCCGTGGACTTCGTGGTCAGCCTGGAGCAGCGGCCCTCGGAGGTCACCGAGCGGGCCGATGTGGTGCTGCCGGTCGCGGCGGTCGTCGAGAAGTCCGGCACCTTCCTCAACTGGGAGGGCCGGGCCCGGCCGTTCGAGGCGGCGCTCAAGCCCGACCAGATGACCAGCCGCCATACGCTCCCGGACGCCCGGGTGCTGCACATGCTGGCCGACGCGCTGGACGCGCCCCTGGACCTGCCGGACGTCGAGGCGGTACGCGCCGAGATGACCCGGCTGGGCACCTGGCAGGGCCCGCGCGCCACCGCCTCGCTGGAGACGGGCGGTCCGCTGCCCCGGCCGGCCGAGGGCGAGGCGGTGCTCGCCGGCCATCGGCTGCTGCTCGACCAGGGCCGGCTCCAGGACGGCGATCCGGCGCTGGCCGGGACCCGCCACGCGGCCGTGGCCCGGCTGTCGGCGGCCACGGCGGGTGAGGCGGGGGTCGAGGACGGCCAAGTCGTCCGCGTCACCGGCCCGGCCGGCTCGGTCCAGCTGCCGCTGAGCGTCACCGCGATGCCCGACCGGGTGGTCTGGCTGCCGCTGGCCTCCGTAGGCGGCGGTGTCCAGCGCGATCTGGGGGCCCGCCCCGGCGATGTCGTGACGATCACTGCCCCCGCGACGGAGGTGACCCAGTGA
- the nuoH gene encoding NADH-quinone oxidoreductase subunit NuoH yields the protein MFGRDPWWLIVIKAVFCFAFLMVTVLISIVMERKVVGWMQLRIGPNRHGPWGMLQSLADGVKLMLKEDVVVKGADKVVYVLAPVVAAIPAFMAVAVMPFGPAGGEVSVFGHRTAMQLTDLPIAVLYILATASVGIYGIVLAGWSSGSTYPLLGGLRSCAQMISYEIAMGLSFAAVFLYSGSMSTSQIVESQQDRWYAVLLPVSFLIYIVSMIGETNRAPFDMPESEGDLVGGFNTEYSSIKFAMFMLAEYINMVTVSMVAVTLFLGGWRAPWPISTFWEGANHGWWPLLWFVGKVVTSLFVFIWVRGTLPRVRYDQFMKLGWKVLIPISMVWLMLVATVRALRNENYDYQDIVLYVGGAVIALLLLSFVVDFFRDRSAQAEAGAEQGPEPAFDPMAGGFPVPPLPGQTLPPVPRRRPRTERELIVSGGPDTVSDGKEADGV from the coding sequence ATGTTCGGCCGCGACCCGTGGTGGCTGATCGTGATCAAGGCCGTCTTCTGCTTCGCGTTCCTGATGGTGACGGTGCTCATCTCCATCGTCATGGAGCGCAAGGTGGTCGGCTGGATGCAGCTGCGCATCGGCCCCAACCGCCACGGCCCCTGGGGCATGCTCCAGTCCCTCGCGGACGGCGTGAAGCTGATGCTCAAGGAGGACGTGGTCGTCAAGGGCGCGGACAAGGTGGTCTACGTCCTGGCGCCGGTCGTCGCGGCCATCCCCGCCTTCATGGCGGTCGCGGTGATGCCGTTCGGTCCGGCCGGCGGCGAGGTCTCGGTCTTCGGGCACCGCACCGCGATGCAGCTGACCGATCTGCCGATCGCCGTCCTCTACATCCTCGCCACCGCCTCGGTCGGCATTTACGGCATCGTGCTGGCGGGCTGGTCCTCCGGATCGACGTATCCGCTCCTGGGGGGCTTGCGCTCCTGCGCCCAGATGATCAGCTACGAGATCGCGATGGGGCTCTCCTTCGCGGCGGTCTTCCTCTACTCCGGGTCGATGTCGACCTCGCAGATCGTGGAATCGCAGCAGGACCGCTGGTACGCGGTGCTGCTGCCGGTCTCGTTCCTCATCTACATCGTCTCGATGATCGGTGAGACCAACCGGGCGCCGTTCGACATGCCGGAGTCCGAGGGCGACCTGGTCGGCGGCTTCAACACCGAGTACTCCTCGATCAAGTTCGCGATGTTCATGCTCGCCGAGTACATCAACATGGTCACCGTCTCGATGGTCGCCGTCACCCTCTTCCTCGGTGGCTGGCGGGCGCCCTGGCCGATCAGCACCTTCTGGGAGGGCGCCAACCACGGCTGGTGGCCGCTGCTGTGGTTCGTCGGCAAGGTCGTGACATCGCTGTTCGTCTTCATCTGGGTGCGCGGCACGCTGCCGCGCGTCCGCTACGACCAGTTCATGAAGCTGGGCTGGAAGGTGCTCATCCCGATCTCGATGGTCTGGCTGATGCTGGTCGCCACCGTCCGGGCGCTGCGCAACGAGAACTACGACTACCAGGACATCGTGCTCTACGTGGGCGGCGCGGTGATCGCGCTGCTGCTGCTGTCCTTCGTGGTCGACTTCTTCCGCGACCGTTCGGCGCAGGCCGAGGCCGGAGCGGAACAGGGACCGGAGCCCGCCTTCGATCCGATGGCGGGAGGTTTCCCGGTGCCGCCGCTGCCCGGCCAGACCTTGCCGCCCGTCCCCCGCCGACGTCCGCGCACCGAGCGTGAGTTGATTGTCAGTGGTGGCCCCGACACTGTCAGTGACGGAAAGGAGGCCGACGGTGTCTGA
- the nuoI gene encoding NADH-quinone oxidoreductase subunit NuoI has translation MSDFQNPVAGFGVTFKAMFKKRLTEQYPEVKKPTAPRFHGRHQLNRHPDGLEKCVGCELCAWACPADAIYVEGADNTDEERYSPGERYGRVYQINYLRCILCGLCVEACPTRALTMTNEYELADRTRESLIYTKEELLAGLEDGMVDSPHAIYPGTDEQDYYRGLVTEAAPGTTQQVAVSKGETLSDQAAGNEESQEGQQERQQGVQA, from the coding sequence GTGTCTGACTTCCAGAATCCGGTGGCCGGCTTCGGCGTGACCTTCAAGGCCATGTTCAAGAAGCGGCTCACCGAACAGTACCCAGAGGTGAAGAAGCCCACCGCGCCCCGCTTCCACGGACGCCACCAGCTCAACCGGCACCCGGACGGGCTGGAGAAGTGCGTCGGCTGCGAGCTGTGCGCCTGGGCCTGCCCCGCCGACGCGATCTATGTGGAGGGCGCGGACAACACCGACGAGGAGCGCTACTCGCCAGGAGAGCGCTACGGCCGCGTCTACCAGATCAACTATCTGCGCTGCATCCTGTGCGGTCTGTGCGTCGAGGCGTGCCCCACCCGGGCGCTCACCATGACCAATGAGTACGAGCTCGCCGACCGCACCCGCGAATCGCTCATCTACACCAAGGAGGAGCTGCTCGCGGGTCTCGAGGACGGGATGGTCGACTCCCCGCACGCCATCTACCCCGGCACCGACGAGCAGGACTACTACCGGGGCCTGGTGACCGAGGCCGCGCCCGGCACCACCCAGCAGGTGGCGGTCAGCAAGGGCGAGACCCTGTCCGACCAGGCCGCGGGGAACGAGGAGTCGCAGGAGGGGCAGCAGGAGCGGCAGCAGGGGGTGCAGGCATGA
- a CDS encoding NADH-quinone oxidoreductase subunit J, which translates to MSGALAAAASTTSTGEALQFWVLGTVAVIGALCTILMHKAVHSALCLAGTMIVLAIFYLANGAYFLGVVQIVVYTGAIMMLFLFVVMLVGVTAADSLKETLKGQRWLAALCGLGFGILLCAGIGNASLKTWNGLGQANSGGNVEGLASLIFTKYVFAFEITGALLITAAVGAMVLTHRERTERARTQREQSEARVRTGRNVPPLPAPGVYARHNAVDIPGLLPDGTPSDLTVNATLRGRGQIRDVSSEALAELAALEQRSQRWLGRKHETGKPSGSAGEPGTSENGENGENAGSAPNPRGVAK; encoded by the coding sequence ATGAGCGGCGCTCTGGCCGCGGCGGCCTCCACCACCTCCACCGGTGAGGCCCTCCAGTTCTGGGTGCTCGGCACCGTCGCCGTGATCGGCGCGCTGTGCACGATCCTGATGCACAAGGCCGTGCACAGCGCCCTGTGCCTGGCGGGCACCATGATCGTCCTGGCGATCTTCTACCTCGCCAACGGCGCGTACTTCCTGGGCGTCGTCCAGATCGTCGTCTACACCGGCGCGATCATGATGCTGTTCCTCTTCGTGGTGATGCTGGTCGGTGTCACCGCCGCCGACTCCCTCAAGGAGACCCTGAAGGGGCAGCGCTGGCTCGCCGCCCTCTGCGGGCTCGGCTTCGGCATCCTGCTGTGCGCCGGGATCGGCAATGCCTCGCTGAAGACGTGGAACGGCCTGGGCCAGGCCAACTCCGGCGGCAATGTGGAGGGCCTGGCGTCGCTGATCTTCACCAAGTACGTCTTCGCCTTCGAGATCACCGGCGCGCTGCTGATCACCGCGGCGGTCGGCGCGATGGTGCTGACCCACCGCGAGCGCACCGAGCGGGCCCGCACCCAGCGCGAGCAGTCCGAGGCGCGGGTGCGCACCGGCCGGAACGTGCCGCCGCTGCCCGCCCCCGGTGTGTACGCGCGGCACAACGCGGTGGACATCCCCGGTCTGCTGCCCGACGGCACCCCGTCCGACCTCACCGTCAACGCCACGCTGCGCGGCCGCGGTCAGATCCGGGACGTCTCCAGCGAGGCGCTGGCCGAGCTGGCGGCGCTGGAGCAGCGCTCGCAGCGCTGGCTGGGTCGGAAGCACGAGACCGGGAAGCCGTCCGGGAGCGCCGGGGAGCCGGGCACTTCCGAGAACGGTGAGAACGGCGAGAACGCGGGCAGTGCGCCGAATCCGAGGGGAGTCGCCAAGTGA
- the nuoK gene encoding NADH-quinone oxidoreductase subunit NuoK, whose product MNPVNYLYLAALLFTIGAAGVVIRRNAIVLFMCVELMLNACNLAFVTFSRLHGNLDGQIIAFFTMVVAAAEVVVGLAIIVTVFRSRHSASVDDASLMKL is encoded by the coding sequence GTGAATCCGGTCAACTACCTCTACCTGGCCGCCCTGTTGTTCACCATTGGTGCGGCCGGCGTCGTCATCAGGCGGAACGCGATCGTCCTCTTCATGTGCGTCGAGCTGATGCTGAACGCGTGCAACCTGGCGTTCGTCACCTTCTCCCGGCTGCACGGCAATCTCGACGGCCAGATCATCGCCTTCTTCACGATGGTCGTGGCCGCGGCGGAGGTTGTGGTCGGTCTCGCGATCATCGTGACCGTCTTCCGCTCCCGCCACTCGGCCTCGGTCGACGACGCCAGCCTGATGAAGCTCTAG